The Pogona vitticeps strain Pit_001003342236 chromosome 6, PviZW2.1, whole genome shotgun sequence genome contains a region encoding:
- the PER1 gene encoding period circadian protein homolog 1 isoform X2, translating to MSTSCGPGQNPFEGGGASGGSGSGAPRRPRAQRGGEAQGQASDDMDVNSNGSSGNESHGDSHSSCHSSGNGKDSALLETTESNKSSNSQSPSPPSSSIAYSLLSASSEQDNPSTSGCSEQSARVKTQKELMKALKEMKIRLPSEKQSKGKSGTLATLQYALSCVKQVQASQDYYQQWTIEDSYPCHLDMSSYTIEELENITSEYTLKNPDTFSVAVSYITGKIVYISDQAAFILRCKKDVFKGAKFAEFLAPQDVSIFYGSTAPYHLPSWSTCTSATAAAMDYTQEKSVFCRISGGHESGRELRYYPFRLTPYLTKVRDSDSAEGRPCCLIIAERIHSGYEAPRIPPDKRIFTTRHTPSCLFQDVDERAAPLLGYLPQDLVGTPVLLYLHPEDRPLMLAIHKKILQYGGQPFDHSPIRFCTRNGEYVTIDTSWSSFINPWSRKVSFIMGRHKVRTGPLNEDVFTAPKIQKMKPMELDIQELSEQIHRLLLQPVHSNGSTGLCSLGSNASHEQLLSIASSSDSNGAPNEEAQAIRPMTFQEICKDVHMVKNQGQQVFIESRVKPQHPKHSRPGAPASRSLQPVEAQKDLERQLGKAAASEESVMNEPSNYSYQQINCLDGIIRYLENCNIPSRVKRKCGSSSYTTSSNSDDDKQKVGEEATCSGKDAPEEVLPNLESQPKREAPGTAAAAVVGGPLTPLALPSKAESVVSVTSQCSFSSTIVHVGDKKPPESGMGDIVMMEEAAPSATPPGPPPSVTPDRQQQYRKVGLTKEILSIHTQKEEQAFLTRFKDLSQLHVFNSLSGMSWQDTHRAGPQAERGHRGPPRQGARGPGCHGRSRKSKAKRIKQNKSSESTSSPQNSTAPPPLPCAPGSSSWPPSGTSQASLPTMPYPAVMPTYPIPVFPPRPAAPPVTEPSQNTLPAPQFPSPLVTPMVALVLPNYVFPQMNAPLPQPYFPSGPVFPFTPQSGGVAPPPGPEAGTQVPSRSSTPHSASQPERADSPLFESRCSSPLQLNLLQMEEMPKSSDRPEAAVGSQTGPVGPPAEWTAVNGAQGLASELGAQKETCMVEAHDSSNNDALSSSSDLLDLLLQEDSRSGTGSAASGSGSAASGSMGSGSNGGSTSASGTTSSKSSNTSKYFGSIDSSENDLRGKKCSEVEDNEHFIKYVLQDPIWLLMANTDDTVMMTYQLPLRDMERVLQEDREKLKQMQKRQPRFTEEQKKELAEVHPWVHKGILPKAINITACVDCGSNPASKVAPLYDIEVQDMDLNGMLEPMEESSGGQVCLPALPLEMDVEEEAQVGLETSVVVQPPQTQAPVEDSG from the exons ATGAGCACCAGCTGTGGGCCTGGACAGAACCCTTTTGAGGGTGGAGGGGCAAGTGGAGGCAGCGGTTCAGGAGCCCCCAGGAGACCCAGAGCCCAGCGAGGGGGTGAAGCGCAAGGCCAAGCCAGTGATGACATGGATGTCAACAGCAACGGCTCCAGTGGCAACGAGTCGCACGGCGACTCCCACAGCAGCTGTCACAGCAGTGGCAATGGCAAAGACTCTGCCCTTTTGGAAACCACCGAAAGCAACAAGAG CTCCAACTCCCAGAGCCCTTCTCCCCCCAGCAGTTCTATCGCCTACAGCCTCCTCAGTGCAAGCTCGGAGCAAGACAACCCGTCGACCAGTGGCTGCAG TGAACAGTCTGCACGAGTGAAGACCcagaaggagctgatgaaggcCCTGAAGGAGATGAAGATCCGACTGCCCTCTGAGAAGCAGAGCAAGGGCAAGTCGGGgactctggccacccttcagtACGCCCTGTCCTGTGTGAAGCAGGTCCAAG caagccAGGATTACTACCAGCAATGGACCATTGAGGACAGCTATCCCTGCCATTTAGACATGTCTTCTTACACCATTGAGGAGCTGGAAAACATCACCTCCGAGTATACCCTCAAAAACCCT GAtacattttcggtggctgtctctTACATCACGGGGAAAATTGTCTACATCTCGGACCAAGCTGCCTTCATCCTACGCTGTAAGAAGGATGTCTTCAAGGGGGCCAAGTTTGCAGAGTTCCTGGCGCCACAAGATGTCAGCATCTTCTACGGGTCCACAGCCCCATATCACCTTCCTTCCTGGAGCACCTGCACGTCTGCCA CTGCCGCTGCCATGGATTACACCCAAGAGAAATCCGTCTTCTGTCGTATCAG CGGAGGCCACGAGAGCGGGCGTGAGCTGCGCTACTACCCCTTCCGGCTCACCCCATACCTGACCAAAGTCCGCGATTCAGACAGCGCTGAGGGACGGCCCTGCTGCCTGATCATTGCTGAGCGTATCCACTCGGGCTATGAAG ctcccagaatccctcctgATAAGAGAATCTTCACCACAAGACACACCCCTAGCTGCTTGTTTCAGGATGTGGATGAGCG AGCTGCTCCTCTGCTAGGTTACCTTCCCCAGGACCTGGTTGGCACACCCGTCCTTTTGTACTTGCACCCGGAGGACCGGCCTCTGATGCTGGCCATTCACAAGAAGA TTTTGCAGTATGGCGGCCAGCCTTTCGACCATTCCCCCATCCGCTTCTGCACTCGCAACGGTGAATACGTCACCATCGACACCAGCTGGTCCAGCTTCATTAACCCATGGAGCCGCAAAGTCTCGTTCATAATGGGAAGGCACAAAGTGCGGAC GGGCCCCCTGAATGAGGATGTCTTCACAGCCCCCAAAATACAAAAGATGAAGCCCATGGAACTGGACATCCAAGAATTGTCGGAACAGATTCACCGGCTGTTGTTACAG CCTGTGCACAGCAATGGGTCCACGGGCCTCTGCAGCTTGGGCAGCAACGCCTCCCATGAGCAGCTCCTCAGCATTGCTTCGTCCAGCGACAGCAACGGTGCCCCCAATGAGGAGGCACAAGCCATCCGGCCG ATGACTTTCCAGGAGATTTGCAAGGACGTGCACATGGTGAAGAACCAGGGCCAGCAGGTCTTCATTGAGTCCCGAGTCAAGCCGCAACATCCCAAGCATTCCCGGCCAG GAGCACCAGCCAGCCGCAGCCTCCAGCCTGTGGAGGCCCAAAAGGACCTGGAGAGGCAGCTGGGAAAGGCAGCTGCTTCTGAGGAGTCCGTGATGAATGAACCCTCCAACTATTCCTACCAGCAGATCAACTGCCTGGATGGCATCATCAG ATATCTGGAGAACTGCAATATCCCGAGCCGTGTGAAGCGAAAATGTGGCTCCTCGTCGTATACAACGTCGTCAAATTCCGATGACGACAAGCAGAAAGTTGGTGAAGAGGCTACCTGTTCTGGCAAAG ATGCACCGGAGGAAGTCCTGCCAAACCTGGAGAGCCAGCCAAAGAGGGAAGCGCCTGGGACGGCAGCCGCTGCCGTGGTGGGAGGCCCGCTGACCCCCCTGGCATTGCCTAGCAAAGCCGAAAGCGTAGTCTCTGTGACCAGTCAGTGTAGCTTCAGCAGTACCATCGTCCACGTGGGAGACAAGAAGCCCCCCGAGTCGGGTATGGGAG ATATTGTCATGATGGAGGAGGCCGCCCCCAGTGCCACACCTCCAGGTCCTCCCCCGAGCGTGACACCAGACCGGCAGCAGCAGTACCGCAAAGTGGGATTGACCAAGGAGATCCTCTCTATCCACACCCAAAAGGAAGAACAGGCATTCCTCACCCGCTTCAAGGACCTCAGCCAGCTGCATGTCTTCAACTCACTCTCAGGGATGAGCTGGCAGGATACCCACCGTGCCGGGCCGCAGGCCGAGCGAG GGCACAGAGGGCCACCACGCCAAGGTGCCCGAGGTCCAGGATGTCACGGGCGCAGCAGGAAGTCCAAAGCCAAACGGATCAAGCAGAACAAGTCTTCAGAGAGCACCAGCTCCCCTCAGAACTCGACCGCTCCCCCGCCGCTTCCTTGTGCCCCGGGCTCctcttcctggcctccctcgggCACCTCCCAAGCTAGCCTCCCCACCATGCCTTACCCGGCCGTTATGCCCACCTACCCCATTCCAGTCTTCCCCCCTCGGCCTGCTGCCCCTCCAGTGACGGAGCCCTCCCAGAACACCCTGCCTGCCCCACAGTTCCCTTCTCCTCTGGTCACCCCCATGGTGGCCCTCGTCCTGCCCAACTACGTTTTCCCGCAGATGAACGCTCCTCTCCCTCAGCCCTACTTCCCCAGCGGGCCTGTCTTCCCTTTCACCCCCCAGTCAGGCGGTGTGGCACCGCCGCCTGGGCCGGAAGCGGGCACCCAGGTGCCGTCGCGCTCCTCCACCCCTCACTCTGCAAGCCAGCCTGAGCGGGCAGACTCTCCGCTCTTTGAGTCGCGCTGTAGCTCCCCGTTGCAGCTCAATCTGCTGCAAATGGAAGAGATGCCCAAGTCCTCGGACCGCCCAGAAGCAGCTGTGGGCAGCCAGACTGGACCCGTGGGACCCCCTGCAGAGTGGACCGCTGTGAATGGCGCGCAAGGTCTGGCGAGTGAACTCGGCGCTCAGAAAGAAACATGCATG GTGGAAGCCCACGACTCTTCCAACAACGACGCCCTGTCCAGCTCTAGTGACCTCCTCGATTTGCTCCTGCAGGAGGACTCCCGTTCTGGCACGGGATCGGCCGCCTCGGGCAGCGGCTCGGCCGCCTCGGGCTCCATGGGCTCCGGTTCCAACGGCGGCAGCACTTCTGCCAGCGGCACCA caagcagcaagagcagcaacacCAGCAAGTACTTCGGCAGCATCGACTCCTCCGAGAACGACCTGCGAGGCAAGAAGTGCTCCGAGGTGGAAGATAACGAGCACTTCATCAAGTACGTCCTGCAGGATCCCATTTGGCTGCTCATGGCTAACACCGACGACACGGTTATGATGACCTACCAGCTCCCTTTAAG GGACATGGAGAGGGTGCTGCAGGAAGATCGGGAGAAGCTGAAGCAAATGCAGAAGCGACAACCCCGGTTTACCGAGGAACAGAAAAAGGAGCTGGCAGAAGTGCACCCCTGGGTCCACAAGGGAATCCTGCCCAAAGCAATCAACATCACG GCCTGCGTGGATTGCGGCAGCAACCCTGCCTCCAAAGTCGCCCCTCTCTATGACATCGAGGTCCAGGACATGGACCTGAACGGCATGCTGGAGCCCATGGAGGAAAGCAGCGGGGGGCAGGTCTGCCTGCCGGCCTTGCCCCTAGAAATGGACGTGGAGGAGGAAGCGCAGGTTGGACTGGAAACCTCGGTGGTGGTGCAGCCACCCCAGACGCAGGCGCCGGTGGAGGACTCTGGCTAA
- the PER1 gene encoding period circadian protein homolog 1 isoform X1, whose translation MSTSCGPGQNPFEGGGASGGSGSGAPRRPRAQRGGEAQGQASDDMDVNSNGSSGNESHGDSHSSCHSSGNGKDSALLETTESNKSSNSQSPSPPSSSIAYSLLSASSEQDNPSTSGCSSEQSARVKTQKELMKALKEMKIRLPSEKQSKGKSGTLATLQYALSCVKQVQASQDYYQQWTIEDSYPCHLDMSSYTIEELENITSEYTLKNPDTFSVAVSYITGKIVYISDQAAFILRCKKDVFKGAKFAEFLAPQDVSIFYGSTAPYHLPSWSTCTSATAAAMDYTQEKSVFCRISGGHESGRELRYYPFRLTPYLTKVRDSDSAEGRPCCLIIAERIHSGYEAPRIPPDKRIFTTRHTPSCLFQDVDERAAPLLGYLPQDLVGTPVLLYLHPEDRPLMLAIHKKILQYGGQPFDHSPIRFCTRNGEYVTIDTSWSSFINPWSRKVSFIMGRHKVRTGPLNEDVFTAPKIQKMKPMELDIQELSEQIHRLLLQPVHSNGSTGLCSLGSNASHEQLLSIASSSDSNGAPNEEAQAIRPMTFQEICKDVHMVKNQGQQVFIESRVKPQHPKHSRPGAPASRSLQPVEAQKDLERQLGKAAASEESVMNEPSNYSYQQINCLDGIIRYLENCNIPSRVKRKCGSSSYTTSSNSDDDKQKVGEEATCSGKDAPEEVLPNLESQPKREAPGTAAAAVVGGPLTPLALPSKAESVVSVTSQCSFSSTIVHVGDKKPPESGMGDIVMMEEAAPSATPPGPPPSVTPDRQQQYRKVGLTKEILSIHTQKEEQAFLTRFKDLSQLHVFNSLSGMSWQDTHRAGPQAERGHRGPPRQGARGPGCHGRSRKSKAKRIKQNKSSESTSSPQNSTAPPPLPCAPGSSSWPPSGTSQASLPTMPYPAVMPTYPIPVFPPRPAAPPVTEPSQNTLPAPQFPSPLVTPMVALVLPNYVFPQMNAPLPQPYFPSGPVFPFTPQSGGVAPPPGPEAGTQVPSRSSTPHSASQPERADSPLFESRCSSPLQLNLLQMEEMPKSSDRPEAAVGSQTGPVGPPAEWTAVNGAQGLASELGAQKETCMVEAHDSSNNDALSSSSDLLDLLLQEDSRSGTGSAASGSGSAASGSMGSGSNGGSTSASGTTSSKSSNTSKYFGSIDSSENDLRGKKCSEVEDNEHFIKYVLQDPIWLLMANTDDTVMMTYQLPLRDMERVLQEDREKLKQMQKRQPRFTEEQKKELAEVHPWVHKGILPKAINITACVDCGSNPASKVAPLYDIEVQDMDLNGMLEPMEESSGGQVCLPALPLEMDVEEEAQVGLETSVVVQPPQTQAPVEDSG comes from the exons ATGAGCACCAGCTGTGGGCCTGGACAGAACCCTTTTGAGGGTGGAGGGGCAAGTGGAGGCAGCGGTTCAGGAGCCCCCAGGAGACCCAGAGCCCAGCGAGGGGGTGAAGCGCAAGGCCAAGCCAGTGATGACATGGATGTCAACAGCAACGGCTCCAGTGGCAACGAGTCGCACGGCGACTCCCACAGCAGCTGTCACAGCAGTGGCAATGGCAAAGACTCTGCCCTTTTGGAAACCACCGAAAGCAACAAGAG CTCCAACTCCCAGAGCCCTTCTCCCCCCAGCAGTTCTATCGCCTACAGCCTCCTCAGTGCAAGCTCGGAGCAAGACAACCCGTCGACCAGTGGCTGCAG CAGTGAACAGTCTGCACGAGTGAAGACCcagaaggagctgatgaaggcCCTGAAGGAGATGAAGATCCGACTGCCCTCTGAGAAGCAGAGCAAGGGCAAGTCGGGgactctggccacccttcagtACGCCCTGTCCTGTGTGAAGCAGGTCCAAG caagccAGGATTACTACCAGCAATGGACCATTGAGGACAGCTATCCCTGCCATTTAGACATGTCTTCTTACACCATTGAGGAGCTGGAAAACATCACCTCCGAGTATACCCTCAAAAACCCT GAtacattttcggtggctgtctctTACATCACGGGGAAAATTGTCTACATCTCGGACCAAGCTGCCTTCATCCTACGCTGTAAGAAGGATGTCTTCAAGGGGGCCAAGTTTGCAGAGTTCCTGGCGCCACAAGATGTCAGCATCTTCTACGGGTCCACAGCCCCATATCACCTTCCTTCCTGGAGCACCTGCACGTCTGCCA CTGCCGCTGCCATGGATTACACCCAAGAGAAATCCGTCTTCTGTCGTATCAG CGGAGGCCACGAGAGCGGGCGTGAGCTGCGCTACTACCCCTTCCGGCTCACCCCATACCTGACCAAAGTCCGCGATTCAGACAGCGCTGAGGGACGGCCCTGCTGCCTGATCATTGCTGAGCGTATCCACTCGGGCTATGAAG ctcccagaatccctcctgATAAGAGAATCTTCACCACAAGACACACCCCTAGCTGCTTGTTTCAGGATGTGGATGAGCG AGCTGCTCCTCTGCTAGGTTACCTTCCCCAGGACCTGGTTGGCACACCCGTCCTTTTGTACTTGCACCCGGAGGACCGGCCTCTGATGCTGGCCATTCACAAGAAGA TTTTGCAGTATGGCGGCCAGCCTTTCGACCATTCCCCCATCCGCTTCTGCACTCGCAACGGTGAATACGTCACCATCGACACCAGCTGGTCCAGCTTCATTAACCCATGGAGCCGCAAAGTCTCGTTCATAATGGGAAGGCACAAAGTGCGGAC GGGCCCCCTGAATGAGGATGTCTTCACAGCCCCCAAAATACAAAAGATGAAGCCCATGGAACTGGACATCCAAGAATTGTCGGAACAGATTCACCGGCTGTTGTTACAG CCTGTGCACAGCAATGGGTCCACGGGCCTCTGCAGCTTGGGCAGCAACGCCTCCCATGAGCAGCTCCTCAGCATTGCTTCGTCCAGCGACAGCAACGGTGCCCCCAATGAGGAGGCACAAGCCATCCGGCCG ATGACTTTCCAGGAGATTTGCAAGGACGTGCACATGGTGAAGAACCAGGGCCAGCAGGTCTTCATTGAGTCCCGAGTCAAGCCGCAACATCCCAAGCATTCCCGGCCAG GAGCACCAGCCAGCCGCAGCCTCCAGCCTGTGGAGGCCCAAAAGGACCTGGAGAGGCAGCTGGGAAAGGCAGCTGCTTCTGAGGAGTCCGTGATGAATGAACCCTCCAACTATTCCTACCAGCAGATCAACTGCCTGGATGGCATCATCAG ATATCTGGAGAACTGCAATATCCCGAGCCGTGTGAAGCGAAAATGTGGCTCCTCGTCGTATACAACGTCGTCAAATTCCGATGACGACAAGCAGAAAGTTGGTGAAGAGGCTACCTGTTCTGGCAAAG ATGCACCGGAGGAAGTCCTGCCAAACCTGGAGAGCCAGCCAAAGAGGGAAGCGCCTGGGACGGCAGCCGCTGCCGTGGTGGGAGGCCCGCTGACCCCCCTGGCATTGCCTAGCAAAGCCGAAAGCGTAGTCTCTGTGACCAGTCAGTGTAGCTTCAGCAGTACCATCGTCCACGTGGGAGACAAGAAGCCCCCCGAGTCGGGTATGGGAG ATATTGTCATGATGGAGGAGGCCGCCCCCAGTGCCACACCTCCAGGTCCTCCCCCGAGCGTGACACCAGACCGGCAGCAGCAGTACCGCAAAGTGGGATTGACCAAGGAGATCCTCTCTATCCACACCCAAAAGGAAGAACAGGCATTCCTCACCCGCTTCAAGGACCTCAGCCAGCTGCATGTCTTCAACTCACTCTCAGGGATGAGCTGGCAGGATACCCACCGTGCCGGGCCGCAGGCCGAGCGAG GGCACAGAGGGCCACCACGCCAAGGTGCCCGAGGTCCAGGATGTCACGGGCGCAGCAGGAAGTCCAAAGCCAAACGGATCAAGCAGAACAAGTCTTCAGAGAGCACCAGCTCCCCTCAGAACTCGACCGCTCCCCCGCCGCTTCCTTGTGCCCCGGGCTCctcttcctggcctccctcgggCACCTCCCAAGCTAGCCTCCCCACCATGCCTTACCCGGCCGTTATGCCCACCTACCCCATTCCAGTCTTCCCCCCTCGGCCTGCTGCCCCTCCAGTGACGGAGCCCTCCCAGAACACCCTGCCTGCCCCACAGTTCCCTTCTCCTCTGGTCACCCCCATGGTGGCCCTCGTCCTGCCCAACTACGTTTTCCCGCAGATGAACGCTCCTCTCCCTCAGCCCTACTTCCCCAGCGGGCCTGTCTTCCCTTTCACCCCCCAGTCAGGCGGTGTGGCACCGCCGCCTGGGCCGGAAGCGGGCACCCAGGTGCCGTCGCGCTCCTCCACCCCTCACTCTGCAAGCCAGCCTGAGCGGGCAGACTCTCCGCTCTTTGAGTCGCGCTGTAGCTCCCCGTTGCAGCTCAATCTGCTGCAAATGGAAGAGATGCCCAAGTCCTCGGACCGCCCAGAAGCAGCTGTGGGCAGCCAGACTGGACCCGTGGGACCCCCTGCAGAGTGGACCGCTGTGAATGGCGCGCAAGGTCTGGCGAGTGAACTCGGCGCTCAGAAAGAAACATGCATG GTGGAAGCCCACGACTCTTCCAACAACGACGCCCTGTCCAGCTCTAGTGACCTCCTCGATTTGCTCCTGCAGGAGGACTCCCGTTCTGGCACGGGATCGGCCGCCTCGGGCAGCGGCTCGGCCGCCTCGGGCTCCATGGGCTCCGGTTCCAACGGCGGCAGCACTTCTGCCAGCGGCACCA caagcagcaagagcagcaacacCAGCAAGTACTTCGGCAGCATCGACTCCTCCGAGAACGACCTGCGAGGCAAGAAGTGCTCCGAGGTGGAAGATAACGAGCACTTCATCAAGTACGTCCTGCAGGATCCCATTTGGCTGCTCATGGCTAACACCGACGACACGGTTATGATGACCTACCAGCTCCCTTTAAG GGACATGGAGAGGGTGCTGCAGGAAGATCGGGAGAAGCTGAAGCAAATGCAGAAGCGACAACCCCGGTTTACCGAGGAACAGAAAAAGGAGCTGGCAGAAGTGCACCCCTGGGTCCACAAGGGAATCCTGCCCAAAGCAATCAACATCACG GCCTGCGTGGATTGCGGCAGCAACCCTGCCTCCAAAGTCGCCCCTCTCTATGACATCGAGGTCCAGGACATGGACCTGAACGGCATGCTGGAGCCCATGGAGGAAAGCAGCGGGGGGCAGGTCTGCCTGCCGGCCTTGCCCCTAGAAATGGACGTGGAGGAGGAAGCGCAGGTTGGACTGGAAACCTCGGTGGTGGTGCAGCCACCCCAGACGCAGGCGCCGGTGGAGGACTCTGGCTAA